A genomic stretch from Erwinia sp. E_sp_B01_1 includes:
- the fadJ gene encoding fatty acid oxidation complex subunit alpha FadJ yields MENTTAFTLAMRLDNVGVITINVPGEKMNTLKAEFADQIREVIAKARSHQRLAGLVLISGKPDSFIAGADISMIAACKTAAEAEALALQGQKVMAEIASLSVPVVAAIHGACLGGGLELALACNQRVCTLDDKTRLGLPEVQLGLLPGSGGTQRLPRLIGASRALDLILTGKTLRAKQALKLGLVEEAVPETILLETAVKMALNGRKPRKTLPLRERLLNAPAGRALLFALAARQTQTKTQGNYPATRKILSVVRTGLQQGSSSGYAAEAKAFGELAMTPQSVALRSIFFATTEMKKDRGANADPHDIKSVGVLGGGLMGGGIAFVTASRGGLPVRIKDIKPDGINHAMKYSWDLLSKSVNRRHMRPAERQRQMALIGGGTDYQGFHHREVIIEAVFEDLVLKQKMVAEVEANTSSATIFASNTSSLPIGDIAANALRPENVIGLHYFSPVDKMPLVEVIPHATTSDETIATVVALAKKQGKTPIVVADRAGFFVNRILAPYINEAMRCLLEGEPIEHIDRALVKFGFPVGPIQLLDEVGIDVGTHIMPVLEKAWGERFKAPEEFEAVLNDNRKGRKNGRGFYQYGRKNFLSGKTVDKSLYKLLNLTPKAHQSAESIADRCVMMMLNEAARTLDEGVIRSAKEGDIGAVFGIGFPPFLGGPFRYIDRLGAITVVNTLERLKQAHGERFAPCEALQWQASSGEKFFDSKVKLNSHADSAG; encoded by the coding sequence ATGGAAAACACCACGGCTTTTACCCTGGCGATGAGGCTGGATAACGTTGGCGTCATAACTATTAATGTGCCTGGCGAGAAGATGAACACGCTGAAGGCGGAGTTTGCCGACCAGATTCGGGAGGTGATTGCCAAAGCACGAAGTCATCAGCGTCTTGCCGGGCTGGTGTTGATTTCAGGCAAACCGGACTCCTTTATAGCCGGAGCGGATATTTCGATGATTGCCGCCTGCAAAACGGCGGCGGAAGCGGAAGCCCTGGCGCTACAGGGACAAAAAGTCATGGCCGAAATCGCCTCGTTGTCAGTCCCGGTAGTGGCAGCCATTCACGGAGCCTGCCTCGGTGGTGGGCTTGAGCTGGCGTTAGCCTGCAATCAGCGGGTCTGCACGCTGGATGATAAAACCCGCCTGGGGCTGCCGGAAGTGCAGCTGGGCCTGCTGCCGGGGTCCGGTGGCACTCAACGTTTGCCGCGTCTGATTGGCGCCTCCCGCGCGCTGGATCTGATACTGACCGGTAAAACGCTGCGCGCGAAGCAGGCGCTGAAACTGGGCCTGGTGGAAGAAGCTGTTCCGGAAACAATTTTACTGGAAACGGCGGTAAAAATGGCGCTGAATGGCCGTAAGCCCCGCAAAACGCTGCCGCTGCGCGAGCGTCTGCTTAATGCCCCTGCCGGGCGGGCGCTGTTATTTGCCCTGGCTGCCCGGCAGACCCAGACTAAAACCCAGGGAAATTATCCCGCCACCCGCAAAATTCTCTCAGTTGTACGAACCGGCCTGCAGCAGGGCAGCAGCAGCGGTTATGCCGCTGAAGCAAAAGCGTTTGGTGAACTGGCAATGACGCCCCAGTCTGTCGCGCTGCGCAGCATTTTCTTTGCCACCACAGAGATGAAGAAAGACCGGGGGGCGAATGCTGATCCTCATGACATTAAATCCGTCGGTGTACTGGGGGGCGGTTTGATGGGCGGTGGCATCGCCTTTGTTACGGCCAGCCGCGGCGGGCTACCGGTGCGGATCAAAGACATCAAACCGGATGGCATCAACCATGCGATGAAATACAGCTGGGATCTGCTGAGTAAAAGCGTTAACCGGCGTCATATGCGTCCGGCTGAACGCCAACGTCAAATGGCGCTGATTGGCGGCGGCACCGACTATCAGGGTTTCCATCATCGTGAGGTGATTATTGAGGCCGTGTTTGAAGATCTGGTGCTGAAACAGAAGATGGTGGCCGAAGTTGAAGCCAACACTTCATCAGCCACTATTTTTGCCTCAAATACCTCCTCGCTGCCGATTGGCGATATTGCGGCTAACGCCCTGCGTCCGGAAAACGTTATCGGGCTGCACTATTTCAGTCCGGTCGACAAAATGCCCCTGGTGGAAGTGATCCCTCATGCGACCACCTCTGATGAAACTATCGCCACGGTAGTGGCACTGGCGAAGAAGCAGGGCAAAACACCGATTGTGGTGGCAGACCGTGCCGGATTCTTTGTAAACCGCATTCTGGCGCCCTATATAAATGAAGCGATGCGCTGCCTGCTGGAAGGCGAGCCCATTGAGCATATCGACCGGGCGCTGGTGAAATTCGGTTTTCCGGTCGGGCCGATTCAACTGCTGGATGAGGTGGGCATAGATGTGGGGACACATATTATGCCCGTGCTGGAGAAAGCCTGGGGGGAACGTTTCAAAGCGCCTGAGGAATTTGAAGCAGTACTGAATGACAACCGTAAAGGCCGCAAAAATGGCCGGGGGTTTTATCAGTATGGCCGGAAAAACTTCCTCAGCGGTAAAACCGTGGATAAGAGCCTCTACAAGCTTCTTAATCTGACGCCAAAAGCGCACCAGAGCGCAGAGTCGATTGCGGACCGTTGCGTCATGATGATGTTGAATGAAGCAGCCCGAACGCTGGATGAAGGCGTGATACGCTCGGCGAAAGAGGGCGATATTGGCGCAGTATTTGGCATAGGTTTTCCGCCATTTTTAGGCGGACCTTTCCGCTATATCGATCGCCTGGGCGCCATCACGGTGGTCAACACATTAGAGCGACTGAAGCAGGCGCATGGCGAACGTTTTGCGCCTTGCGAAGCTTTACAATGGCAGGCCAGCTCCGGGGAAAAGTTCTTTGACAGCAAGGTGAAATTGAATAGCCATGCGGATTCAGCGGGTTAG
- the sixA gene encoding phosphohistidine phosphatase SixA has product MQVFIMRHGDAALDAASDSVRPLTHCGCDESRQMANWLNSQKVDIERVLVSPYLRAEQTLSTVREGLTLPEGQEVLPELTPGGDPALVACYLQVLAKEGVKSVLVISHLPLVGYLVSELCPQEAPPMFATSAIARIEFDADNSSGTLEWQVSPSRLKKAI; this is encoded by the coding sequence ATGCAAGTTTTCATTATGCGTCACGGCGATGCGGCATTAGATGCAGCTAGTGATTCTGTAAGACCCCTGACTCATTGCGGATGTGATGAATCACGCCAGATGGCGAACTGGCTTAACAGCCAGAAAGTGGATATCGAACGTGTATTAGTCAGCCCGTATCTGCGTGCTGAACAGACGCTTTCAACGGTACGTGAAGGCCTGACGCTGCCGGAAGGGCAGGAAGTGCTGCCTGAACTGACTCCTGGCGGCGATCCCGCGCTGGTGGCCTGCTATCTGCAGGTGCTGGCTAAAGAAGGGGTGAAGTCCGTGCTGGTGATTTCCCACCTGCCTCTGGTGGGTTACCTGGTGTCTGAACTCTGCCCGCAGGAAGCGCCGCCGATGTTTGCCACCTCTGCCATTGCCCGTATCGAATTTGATGCTGACAACAGTAGCGGCACGCTGGAGTGGCAGGTCAGCCCGTCCAGGTTGAAAAAAGCGATATAA
- the smrB gene encoding endonuclease SmrB, with the protein MSKKQPLSAEDQALFRGLMTGTRKLAQDTIVHKPPRKKITEVPQKKLISEQMDASHYFSDEFQPLLAEEGPTRYVRSDVSHYELKKLRRGDYTPDIFLDLHGLTQKQAKEELGALIAACRREHIFCASVMHGHGKHVLKQQTPLWLAQHPVVMAFHQAPKLFGGDAALLVLIEVEEWQPPELP; encoded by the coding sequence ATGAGTAAAAAACAGCCCCTCAGCGCCGAAGATCAGGCGCTGTTTCGCGGATTGATGACCGGCACCCGGAAACTGGCACAGGACACCATCGTGCACAAACCGCCGCGTAAAAAGATCACCGAAGTGCCGCAGAAAAAGCTGATTTCTGAGCAGATGGACGCCAGCCACTATTTTTCTGATGAGTTCCAGCCGCTGCTGGCGGAAGAAGGCCCGACGCGCTATGTGCGCAGTGATGTCAGTCATTACGAGTTGAAAAAGCTGCGCCGTGGCGATTACACGCCGGACATTTTTCTCGATTTGCACGGGCTGACGCAGAAGCAGGCAAAAGAGGAGCTGGGTGCATTGATTGCAGCCTGCCGCCGTGAACATATTTTTTGCGCCAGCGTGATGCACGGGCACGGCAAGCATGTGCTGAAACAGCAGACGCCATTATGGCTGGCACAGCATCCTGTGGTGATGGCGTTTCATCAGGCGCCCAAGCTGTTTGGCGGGGATGCCGCGCTGCTGGTGCTGATTGAGGTTGAAGAGTGGCAGCCGCCTGAACTGCCCTGA
- the aroC gene encoding chorismate synthase, producing MAGNTIGQLFRVTTFGESHGLALGCIVDGVPPGIPLTEVDLQHDLDRRRPGTSRYTTQRREPDRVKILSGVFEGVTTGTSIGLLIENTDQRSQDYSAIKDVFRPGHADYTYEQKYGLRDYRGGGRSSARETAMRVAAGAIAKKYLALKYGIKVRGYLAQIGDVACELKDWDQVEQNPFFCPDPDKIEALDELMRALKKEGDSIGAKVSVMAENVPVGLGEPVFDRLDADLAHALMSINAVKGVEIGDGFAVVSQRGSEHRDEIRAGGFQSNHAGGILGGISSGQPILANLAMKPTSSITVPGKTINRFGEEVEMITKGRHDPCVGIRAVPIAEAMMAIVLMDHLLRQRAQNADVHTDIPRW from the coding sequence ATGGCTGGTAACACTATTGGACAACTCTTTCGCGTCACCACTTTCGGTGAGTCTCACGGACTGGCGCTCGGCTGTATTGTTGACGGCGTGCCTCCGGGGATCCCGCTGACGGAGGTCGATTTGCAGCACGATCTGGATCGTCGTCGTCCGGGGACTTCCCGCTATACGACGCAGCGTCGCGAACCGGATCGGGTAAAAATCCTCTCAGGTGTTTTTGAAGGGGTGACCACCGGTACCAGTATCGGCCTGCTGATTGAAAATACTGACCAGCGTTCGCAGGATTACAGCGCTATCAAAGACGTGTTTCGTCCTGGTCACGCTGACTACACCTATGAGCAGAAATATGGCCTGCGGGACTATCGTGGTGGCGGGCGCTCTTCCGCCCGTGAAACCGCGATGCGCGTGGCTGCCGGAGCGATTGCTAAAAAGTATCTCGCCCTGAAGTACGGCATTAAAGTGCGTGGCTATCTGGCGCAGATTGGTGATGTTGCCTGCGAGCTGAAAGACTGGGATCAGGTAGAACAAAATCCGTTCTTCTGTCCGGATCCCGATAAAATCGAGGCGCTGGATGAACTGATGCGCGCTCTGAAAAAAGAGGGAGACTCGATTGGTGCGAAGGTTTCAGTCATGGCTGAAAACGTGCCGGTCGGTCTGGGTGAGCCGGTGTTCGATCGTCTGGATGCCGATCTGGCCCACGCGCTGATGAGCATCAACGCGGTGAAAGGCGTGGAGATTGGGGATGGTTTCGCGGTTGTCAGCCAGCGTGGCAGCGAGCACCGGGATGAGATCCGTGCCGGGGGTTTCCAGAGCAACCATGCGGGCGGTATTCTCGGTGGTATCAGCAGCGGGCAGCCGATTCTGGCTAACCTGGCGATGAAACCGACCTCAAGCATTACCGTACCGGGTAAAACCATTAACCGCTTTGGTGAAGAAGTGGAGATGATCACCAAAGGCCGTCACGATCCCTGCGTAGGGATCCGCGCAGTGCCGATCGCCGAAGCGATGATGGCGATCGTCCTGATGGATCATTTACTGCGTCAGCGCGCTCAGAACGCTGATGTCCATACGGATATCCCCCGCTGGTAA
- the prmB gene encoding 50S ribosomal protein L3 N(5)-glutamine methyltransferase: MDKIFVDEAVSELHTIQDMIRWSVSRFSAAELWYGHGTDNPWDEAVQLVLPTLWLPLDIPEDMRSARLTSSERHRIVERVIRRINERIPVAYLTNKAWFCGHEFYVDERVLVPRSPIGELINDRFEALIPHEPKYILDMCTGSGCIAVACAYAFPDAEVDAVDISFDALAVAEQNIEAHGLVHNVTPIRADLFRELPKTPYDLIVTNPPYVDEEDMDDLPNEYQHEPELGLAAGRDGLKLARRILANAPDYLSEQGVLICEVGNSMVHMIEQYPDVPFTWLEFANGGDGVFMLTRQQIVDAQHHFGIFKD; encoded by the coding sequence TTGGACAAAATTTTCGTTGATGAAGCAGTCAGTGAGTTGCATACCATTCAGGATATGATCCGCTGGTCGGTCAGCCGCTTTTCCGCCGCTGAGCTATGGTATGGACACGGCACCGACAATCCCTGGGACGAAGCTGTTCAGCTGGTGTTGCCCACCCTCTGGCTGCCGCTGGATATTCCTGAAGATATGCGCAGTGCGCGCCTGACTTCCAGCGAACGTCACCGTATTGTCGAGCGAGTCATTCGCCGCATCAACGAACGTATCCCGGTCGCTTACCTGACCAATAAAGCCTGGTTCTGTGGTCATGAGTTTTACGTTGATGAGCGCGTGCTGGTGCCCCGTTCCCCCATTGGTGAACTGATTAACGATCGTTTTGAAGCCCTGATCCCCCACGAGCCAAAGTACATTCTGGATATGTGTACCGGCAGCGGATGTATCGCTGTTGCCTGCGCCTATGCCTTCCCGGATGCGGAAGTGGACGCGGTGGATATCTCGTTTGATGCACTGGCGGTTGCTGAGCAAAACATTGAGGCCCACGGTCTGGTGCATAACGTCACGCCTATTCGCGCCGATCTGTTCCGCGAGCTGCCAAAAACCCCTTACGACCTGATTGTCACCAATCCCCCTTATGTGGATGAAGAGGATATGGACGATCTGCCGAACGAATACCAGCATGAGCCGGAGCTTGGCCTGGCCGCGGGCCGTGATGGGCTGAAGCTGGCGCGTCGCATTCTGGCCAATGCGCCGGATTATCTGAGCGAGCAGGGCGTACTGATTTGTGAAGTGGGCAACAGCATGGTGCATATGATCGAGCAGTACCCTGACGTGCCGTTCACCTGGCTGGAATTTGCCAACGGCGGCGACGGCGTCTTCATGCTTACCCGTCAGCAGATTGTTGATGCACAGCACCACTTTGGTATTTTCAAAGATTAA